A window of the Virgibacillus pantothenticus genome harbors these coding sequences:
- a CDS encoding glycosyltransferase family 4 protein, giving the protein MRRIFITYRSFFDMEGENYTVGGIQTYIRQLAKVIERRDEVPVIVQFSNRNFKKKYNNIDVHGVKVNMSSKEKKKAKILTEFVEELSGNDDVIIFATEDLFVPTSIKHVIAIQHGVGWDIPNTNHFTKRYLLLEVIRKSVGNYLRLKKIREIKNIVSVDYNFVNWYRTQVFCNKNAIYPIPNSTKIKKSIPAKEKDIIRIMFARRFVQVRGTRLFSNVIKVIMEKYGNVYVTFAGEGPDEGYLKKMFNKNPKVEFIKYKSENSLEFHQKHHIAVVPTLGSEGTSLSLLEAMASKCAVVATNIGGMANILIDNYNGFLINPDELELYEAIQKLILNERLRERLSANAYNTVLEGFNNELWEKKWSRIIDKVVEE; this is encoded by the coding sequence ATGCGTAGAATTTTTATAACATATCGTTCTTTTTTTGATATGGAGGGAGAAAATTATACAGTTGGTGGAATTCAAACTTATATAAGGCAATTAGCCAAGGTTATAGAAAGGAGAGACGAGGTACCTGTAATAGTCCAATTTTCTAATAGGAACTTTAAGAAAAAATATAACAATATAGACGTGCACGGTGTTAAAGTAAATATGTCTTCTAAGGAAAAAAAGAAAGCAAAAATTTTGACTGAATTTGTTGAGGAGTTGTCTGGAAATGATGATGTAATTATTTTTGCAACAGAGGATTTATTTGTTCCTACCTCAATAAAACACGTTATAGCAATACAACACGGAGTTGGCTGGGATATTCCAAATACTAATCATTTTACAAAAAGATATCTATTATTAGAAGTGATTAGAAAGTCAGTAGGTAACTACCTGAGATTAAAGAAAATAAGAGAAATTAAAAATATTGTTTCAGTTGACTATAATTTCGTAAATTGGTATAGAACACAGGTGTTTTGTAATAAAAATGCCATATATCCGATTCCAAATAGCACCAAAATAAAAAAAAGTATACCAGCCAAAGAAAAAGACATTATAAGAATCATGTTTGCTAGAAGGTTTGTTCAAGTTCGTGGAACAAGATTATTTTCAAATGTTATAAAGGTAATTATGGAAAAATATGGAAATGTGTATGTTACTTTTGCGGGTGAGGGACCGGATGAAGGATATCTAAAAAAAATGTTTAATAAAAATCCGAAAGTTGAATTTATAAAATATAAAAGTGAGAATAGCCTTGAGTTTCATCAAAAACATCACATTGCTGTAGTTCCAACACTGGGATCAGAGGGGACATCCTTATCTTTGTTAGAGGCAATGGCCTCTAAATGTGCAGTTGTTGCAACTAATATAGGTGGTATGGCAAATATTTTAATAGATAATTATAACGGTTTTTTAATAAATCCTGATGAATTAGAACTATATGAAGCTATTCAAAAATTGATACTAAATGAACGCTTAAGAGAACGTTTGTCAGCTAACGCCTATAACACTGTATTAGAAGGGTTTAATAATGAACTGTGGGAGAAAAAATGGAGTAGAATTATCGATAAAGTTGTTGAAGAGTAG
- a CDS encoding O-antigen ligase family protein, with translation MSFGFNFMLPAFTGLYIGGKYLNIKWMKIISFFAFIEVVIFANKGSALAALFIVFLFNVIPIKKSINKKSVIIKGTFLYGIIFIGCYLVWNNLTNMLNFLINLTDKLNFNSYSLSTFKNMLIYNSFEIGLTGREILWQKAIEYFKINFLIGNGTAAFHSSFGVYPHNFILEIITSYGLLGLCVFFIIWSRSFKVMLNSAFYDKIFYMIIFSLWFIPLFFSLNIFESKEFWVFMIIGFKEIHAVVKKSTKTHY, from the coding sequence ATGAGTTTTGGATTTAATTTCATGCTTCCTGCATTCACAGGTTTATATATCGGAGGTAAATATTTAAATATAAAATGGATGAAAATAATTTCCTTTTTTGCTTTCATAGAAGTTGTAATATTTGCTAACAAAGGGTCAGCTTTAGCAGCTTTATTTATTGTGTTTTTATTTAACGTTATCCCTATAAAAAAATCTATAAATAAGAAATCAGTAATAATTAAGGGGACATTTTTATATGGAATTATATTTATAGGTTGTTATCTTGTTTGGAATAATTTAACTAATATGCTTAACTTTTTAATAAATTTAACAGATAAATTGAATTTTAATAGTTATTCTTTATCTACATTTAAAAACATGTTAATTTATAACTCTTTTGAAATTGGGTTGACTGGGCGGGAAATATTATGGCAAAAAGCAATTGAATATTTTAAAATTAATTTTCTAATTGGTAACGGTACTGCAGCATTTCATAGTTCTTTTGGTGTGTACCCTCATAATTTTATCTTAGAAATAATAACCTCTTATGGATTACTAGGATTGTGCGTTTTCTTTATAATTTGGTCTAGATCCTTTAAAGTTATGTTAAATAGTGCTTTCTATGACAAAATATTTTATATGATTATTTTTTCTTTATGGTTTATACCTTTATTTTTTAGCTTGAATATTTTTGAAAGTAAAGAGTTTTGGGTTTTTATGATAATTGGATTTAAAGAGATACATGCAGTTGTTAAAAAAAGTACTAAGACACACTATTAA
- a CDS encoding glycosyltransferase family 2 protein, translated as MENTKNPIVSIIITTYKRSDMLKRAIDSVLNQSYKKIEVIVVDDNEPSTQYRKETELILADYASNPKIKYIRHPKNMNGAAARNTGIRNSKGNYICFLDDDDWYLSDKVKEQVMYLLDNKKFDGVYCGWNRNNKEVIPTKEGDLTFGLLSGTHLVLTNTIMIKREAAILCGGWDERFQRNQEAAFLLRFFNHGYRLGVVKKVLVQFDTRDRSNVADPKENEENFNFYLKIHEKQIEACDKVYKNGKKIIYSYRYRGVLLNYIKCKEYLAAFRFYLRVIKFIPLRFNIDLLIYITKKIKDCTVRL; from the coding sequence ATGGAGAACACTAAGAACCCAATTGTTAGCATAATTATAACTACATATAAACGGTCAGATATGTTGAAGAGGGCAATAGATTCAGTACTGAATCAAAGCTATAAAAAAATTGAAGTTATTGTAGTTGATGATAATGAGCCAAGCACTCAATATAGAAAAGAAACGGAGTTAATATTAGCTGATTATGCTAGTAATCCTAAAATTAAATATATCAGGCATCCCAAAAATATGAATGGGGCTGCTGCGAGAAATACTGGAATTAGGAATAGTAAGGGGAATTACATTTGCTTTCTAGATGATGATGATTGGTATCTATCGGATAAAGTAAAAGAACAAGTAATGTATTTACTAGACAATAAAAAATTTGACGGTGTTTATTGCGGGTGGAATAGAAACAATAAAGAAGTTATACCTACTAAAGAAGGTGACCTGACTTTTGGTTTACTTAGTGGTACTCATCTTGTGCTTACGAATACCATTATGATAAAAAGAGAGGCAGCAATACTTTGTGGTGGGTGGGATGAAAGATTTCAACGTAATCAGGAGGCTGCTTTTTTATTAAGATTTTTCAATCATGGATACCGATTAGGTGTAGTAAAAAAAGTATTAGTTCAATTTGATACTAGAGACCGTTCAAATGTTGCTGACCCAAAAGAAAATGAAGAAAACTTTAATTTTTATTTAAAGATTCATGAGAAACAAATAGAAGCATGTGATAAGGTATATAAAAATGGTAAAAAAATTATCTATTCTTATAGATATAGAGGAGTCTTGTTAAATTATATTAAATGTAAAGAATATCTAGCTGCTTTTAGGTTTTACTTAAGAGTAATTAAATTTATTCCTTTAAGATTTAATATAGATTTACTAATATATATAACAAAAAAAATAAAGGATTGTACTGTTAGGTTATGA
- a CDS encoding glycosyltransferase family 2 protein, translating to MKLQVLVSTMHQKDKSLLEKMNIQSDAIIINQCETNKVEELKYNKYNIKFMSFSERGVGLSRNNALMRMDGEIGLMADDDMVYRNGYPKTVIEAFKKNPQADIIMFNVPIHMKNGGTIKKIKKNGRVRIFNSLKFGTVNIAFKKESIIKNNIFFSLLFGGGARYGSGEDSLFIRDAFKKGLKIYSSTDIIADIKENQSTWFTGYNEDYFFDRGALFQALGGNLISFLLMFQFLLRKKELYDEYIGPLCAFKQMLKGRKDFLKRDDISS from the coding sequence ATGAAACTTCAAGTTTTAGTATCTACTATGCATCAAAAAGATAAAAGCTTGTTAGAAAAAATGAATATTCAATCTGATGCAATAATAATTAACCAATGTGAGACTAATAAAGTAGAAGAACTAAAATATAATAAATACAACATAAAATTTATGTCATTTAGTGAAAGAGGGGTTGGTTTAAGTAGAAATAATGCGTTAATGAGAATGGATGGAGAAATTGGTTTGATGGCTGATGACGATATGGTTTACCGAAATGGCTATCCAAAAACAGTTATTGAAGCATTCAAGAAAAATCCTCAAGCAGATATAATAATGTTTAATGTACCTATTCACATGAAAAATGGGGGAACAATAAAAAAAATTAAGAAAAACGGTAGAGTAAGAATATTCAATTCGTTAAAATTTGGTACAGTAAATATTGCTTTTAAGAAGGAATCTATAATAAAAAACAATATCTTTTTTTCTCTGTTATTTGGTGGAGGAGCACGTTACGGTTCAGGTGAAGATAGTTTGTTTATTAGAGATGCTTTTAAAAAAGGTTTGAAAATATACTCGTCAACAGATATTATTGCGGATATAAAGGAGAATCAATCAACTTGGTTTACGGGGTATAATGAGGATTATTTTTTTGATCGTGGGGCCCTTTTTCAAGCATTAGGCGGCAATTTGATATCATTTTTGTTAATGTTTCAGTTTTTATTACGAAAAAAAGAATTATACGATGAATATATAGGTCCACTATGTGCTTTTAAGCAAATGTTGAAAGGAAGAAAAGATTTTCTTAAAAGAGATGATATTAGCTCATAA
- a CDS encoding glycosyltransferase family 2 protein, giving the protein MEFFLKAIFFLSAFIIFWGMIGYPLSIKILGRVIKKKKIIKDYSYEPTVTVMVVAHNEEKVIKTKLDNLLEINYPKDRIKFLIASDNSSDRTNDIVRDFINKHTDIDIRLYEVKERMGKTNAQNEAQKTVRTDYLVMTDANSMLDKDSVKELMATFTSEDIAYVSGKLVISNDSVNDVSNSEASYWDSDLEIREIEGRIQSITAGNGAIYACRNESYYDFNPINSHDASMPLHYALNNKRAICNHDAIAYEKAGETIEDEFSRKVRMNRVILKAILPDLRLLNIIKYKWFSYFYFGHRTCRYLLWISHLFLLISNVFLIEESLFYLLIFIGQITFYILALIKAFTKINNKYLNLIYYYCITILAQWVGVYNIFTGKAKPFWEKAESTR; this is encoded by the coding sequence ATGGAATTTTTTTTAAAAGCAATATTTTTTTTAAGTGCGTTTATCATATTTTGGGGAATGATTGGCTACCCATTATCTATAAAAATTTTAGGAAGGGTTATTAAGAAAAAAAAAATAATAAAAGATTACTCTTATGAACCAACTGTAACAGTAATGGTAGTTGCTCATAATGAAGAAAAAGTTATTAAAACCAAACTAGATAACCTTTTGGAAATTAACTATCCTAAGGATAGAATAAAATTTTTAATTGCTTCAGACAATAGTAGTGATAGAACAAACGATATAGTTAGGGATTTTATTAATAAGCATACAGATATTGATATTAGGTTATATGAAGTAAAGGAACGCATGGGGAAGACGAATGCTCAAAATGAAGCACAGAAAACTGTTAGAACTGATTACTTAGTTATGACTGACGCTAATTCGATGTTAGATAAAGACTCTGTTAAAGAGCTAATGGCTACTTTTACTTCAGAAGATATTGCTTATGTATCTGGAAAGTTAGTAATAAGCAATGATAGTGTTAATGACGTTAGTAACTCTGAGGCAAGTTATTGGGACAGTGATCTAGAAATTCGAGAAATAGAAGGTAGAATTCAAAGCATCACTGCAGGAAATGGCGCTATATATGCATGTAGAAATGAGAGTTATTACGATTTCAATCCTATTAATAGCCACGATGCATCAATGCCTTTGCATTATGCGTTAAATAACAAAAGAGCAATTTGTAATCATGATGCTATAGCATATGAAAAAGCTGGTGAAACAATTGAGGATGAATTCAGTAGAAAAGTTAGAATGAATCGAGTCATTTTAAAAGCTATATTACCAGACTTAAGGTTACTAAATATTATAAAATATAAATGGTTTTCATATTTTTACTTTGGTCACAGGACTTGCAGATATCTTTTGTGGATTTCTCATTTGTTTCTGCTTATTTCAAATGTTTTTTTAATAGAAGAATCGTTATTTTATCTATTGATATTTATTGGTCAAATTACATTTTATATATTAGCTTTAATTAAAGCTTTTACCAAAATAAATAATAAGTACTTAAATCTAATTTACTATTACTGTATTACCATTTTAGCACAATGGGTTGGTGTATATAATATCTTTACAGGTAAAGCAAAGCCTTTTTGGGAAAAAGCTGAAAGTACAAGATGA
- a CDS encoding lipid II:glycine glycyltransferase FemX: protein MLSLIEASDREKWNKIVKGFRDYDIYYLNEYTNAFKIHGDGEPVLFYYEDSNIKAINVVMLRDIANNINFSDTLSENQYFDITTPYGYGGFLVEGKVTKDSIKQLNNEYIEKCNKRGIISEFVRFHPVLKNSDILEGLYDISELGKTITIKLDSQQQIWTDITSKNRNMIRKAKKSGVLIYWGRDVNLFHKFKVLYNATMDRDNAKDYYYFEKDFYDSILNDLKHNSMIFYALYENRIIAMSIILFSNQQMHYHLSASDITYRHLAPTNLLLYEAACWGCENGHKSFHLGGGIGSKEDNLYKFKKAFNKNHHNVFTIGKKIFNQELYNKLTEIRRENTSDIQDNMYFPKYRAEN from the coding sequence ATGCTGTCTTTAATTGAAGCAAGTGATAGAGAAAAGTGGAATAAGATAGTTAAAGGTTTTCGTGATTATGATATATATTATCTAAATGAATACACTAATGCCTTTAAAATACATGGCGATGGTGAACCGGTGCTTTTTTATTATGAGGATTCGAATATTAAAGCCATCAATGTAGTTATGCTCAGAGATATTGCCAATAACATAAATTTCAGTGATACACTTTCTGAAAATCAATATTTCGACATTACAACTCCTTATGGTTATGGGGGATTTTTAGTTGAGGGAAAAGTGACGAAAGATAGTATAAAGCAATTAAATAATGAATACATAGAGAAGTGTAATAAAAGAGGTATTATTAGTGAATTTGTACGTTTTCATCCTGTTCTCAAAAATAGTGATATATTAGAAGGTTTATATGATATATCGGAACTAGGGAAAACTATTACTATAAAGTTGGATTCTCAACAACAAATTTGGACTGATATAACAAGTAAAAACAGAAATATGATAAGAAAAGCAAAAAAATCAGGGGTCTTAATCTATTGGGGAAGAGACGTTAATCTGTTTCATAAATTTAAGGTTCTATATAATGCAACAATGGATAGAGACAATGCAAAGGATTATTATTACTTTGAAAAGGATTTCTATGATAGTATTCTTAATGATTTAAAACATAATTCAATGATTTTTTATGCTTTGTATGAAAACAGGATTATTGCAATGTCCATTATTTTGTTCTCCAATCAACAGATGCATTATCACTTATCAGCATCAGATATAACTTATCGTCATCTTGCACCAACAAATTTATTGTTATATGAGGCGGCGTGTTGGGGATGCGAGAATGGACACAAATCATTTCACCTTGGAGGGGGAATTGGAAGTAAAGAAGACAATCTTTATAAATTTAAAAAGGCATTTAATAAAAATCACCATAACGTATTTACAATTGGTAAAAAGATTTTTAATCAAGAATTATATAATAAATTGACGGAAATACGCAGAGAAAATACATCAGATATTCAAGATAATATGTATTTCCCCAAGTATAGAGCAGAAAACTAA
- a CDS encoding GNAT family N-acetyltransferase: MKIRELGIEDFSTHKDTILEMLIDSYTSNFGVSYKTSISIAYEKIDQIPCYLEQNNAILVGAFEKGKLIGIVWLYKHKYFNELRLHINQIIIEKNCRGKGIGTILITEVQKIAKDKGIRTIDLLVSESNLKVVELYNSLGFITERRRMKKEL, encoded by the coding sequence TTGAAAATAAGGGAATTGGGAATTGAAGATTTTAGTACTCATAAAGATACTATTTTAGAAATGTTAATTGATTCTTACACCTCAAACTTTGGTGTATCATACAAAACTAGTATAAGTATAGCTTATGAGAAAATAGATCAAATTCCCTGCTATTTAGAACAAAATAACGCAATATTGGTAGGTGCATTTGAAAAAGGTAAATTAATAGGTATTGTTTGGTTATATAAACATAAGTATTTTAATGAATTAAGACTACATATCAATCAAATTATTATAGAAAAAAACTGTAGGGGTAAGGGCATTGGAACTATTCTTATTACTGAAGTACAAAAAATAGCTAAAGATAAAGGGATAAGAACAATTGATTTACTTGTATCTGAATCTAATCTAAAAGTTGTTGAATTATATAATTCTCTAGGTTTTATTACGGAAAGGCGTCGGATGAAAAAAGAGTTGTAG
- a CDS encoding sugar transferase has protein sequence MEKYKGGIYRRFLKRPMDFILSLIAIIVLSPLLIVIAILVKTKLGTPILFKQRRPGMNEEIFTMYKFRTMTNEEDDNGYLLPDSERLTKFGEFLRSTSLDELPELFNILKGDMSIVGPRPLLERYLPYYSKVEKLRHTVRPGLTGLAQVNGRNNLEWSDRLEIDIEYVRNINLLLDLSIILKTITKTIRSEDITVVDKSSIKDLDDERRTSIENKGIGN, from the coding sequence GTGGAGAAATATAAGGGTGGTATTTATAGAAGGTTTTTAAAAAGACCTATGGATTTTATACTATCTTTAATTGCTATTATAGTTTTAAGTCCATTACTTATAGTAATTGCTATTTTAGTGAAAACAAAATTAGGCACCCCAATCTTGTTTAAACAAAGAAGACCAGGAATGAATGAAGAGATTTTTACTATGTATAAGTTTAGAACTATGACAAATGAAGAAGATGACAATGGCTATCTTCTTCCAGATAGTGAGAGACTAACTAAATTTGGCGAGTTTTTAAGGTCTACATCTTTAGATGAATTACCAGAGCTTTTTAATATTTTAAAAGGGGATATGTCCATCGTTGGCCCTAGACCTTTATTAGAAAGATACTTACCTTACTATAGTAAAGTTGAAAAGCTAAGACATACAGTTCGCCCCGGTCTTACTGGTCTTGCACAAGTAAACGGGAGAAATAATTTAGAATGGTCTGATCGACTAGAAATCGATATTGAATACGTCCGCAATATTAATTTGTTGCTAGACTTAAGCATAATTCTCAAGACAATAACTAAGACAATACGCAGCGAAGATATTACTGTTGTCGATAAATCTTCTATTAAGGATTTGGACGATGAGAGGAGGACATCTATTGAAAATAAGGGAATTGGGAATTGA
- a CDS encoding DegT/DnrJ/EryC1/StrS family aminotransferase, translating to MNERIFLASPHMSKEGYELQYVQEAFDTNWIAPLGENVNQFENELADKVGIKSAAALSSGTAAIHLALKAAGVGEGDIVFCPSLTFSASANPIIYQSAIPVFIDSDEKTWNMDPDALEEAFEKYPNVKAVIVVHLYGLSADMDRIIDLCNKYDVALIEDAAESLGSYYKGKQTGTFGDYGIFSFNGNKIITTSGGGMLISNNEDKIAKARFWATQARDKARHYQHSELGYNYRMSNVVAGIGRGQLKVLDERVAKKTYIFDFYKKELKDLEDINFMPTNSFDAPNRWLSCITLNGKVRPVDIMEALEEENIESRPIWKPMHMQPFFEAYDFIGNDVAENLFENGVCLPSDTKMTDEDLGRVVKIIKGLWL from the coding sequence ATGAATGAGCGGATATTTTTAGCATCACCACATATGAGTAAAGAAGGTTATGAATTACAATATGTGCAGGAAGCATTTGACACGAATTGGATTGCTCCTCTTGGTGAAAATGTGAACCAATTCGAAAACGAACTGGCAGATAAAGTCGGAATAAAATCAGCGGCAGCACTATCTTCTGGGACCGCTGCTATTCACTTAGCGCTCAAAGCTGCAGGTGTTGGCGAAGGGGATATTGTATTTTGTCCGTCACTTACATTTTCTGCCTCAGCTAATCCGATTATCTATCAATCTGCAATACCTGTATTTATAGATAGTGATGAAAAAACGTGGAATATGGACCCAGATGCGTTAGAAGAAGCATTTGAGAAATATCCTAATGTGAAGGCAGTCATTGTCGTTCATCTATATGGTCTATCTGCGGATATGGATAGAATTATAGATTTGTGCAATAAATATGATGTAGCTTTAATTGAAGATGCAGCAGAATCATTAGGTTCCTATTACAAAGGTAAGCAAACTGGTACATTTGGAGACTACGGAATTTTCTCTTTTAACGGTAATAAAATTATTACTACCTCAGGCGGAGGTATGCTTATTTCTAACAATGAGGACAAAATAGCTAAAGCACGTTTTTGGGCTACGCAAGCAAGAGATAAGGCAAGACATTACCAGCATAGCGAATTAGGATATAACTATCGGATGAGTAATGTAGTTGCCGGCATTGGAAGAGGACAATTGAAAGTATTAGACGAACGTGTCGCAAAGAAGACCTATATTTTTGATTTTTATAAAAAAGAATTAAAGGATCTTGAGGACATTAATTTTATGCCAACTAATTCTTTTGATGCACCTAATCGTTGGCTTAGTTGTATTACATTGAACGGAAAAGTAAGACCAGTTGATATTATGGAAGCATTAGAAGAAGAAAATATTGAATCAAGACCAATATGGAAACCAATGCATATGCAACCGTTTTTTGAGGCGTATGATTTTATTGGTAATGATGTTGCAGAAAACTTATTTGAAAATGGTGTTTGTCTGCCATCAGATACGAAAATGACAGATGAGGACTTAGGAAGAGTAGTGAAGATTATTAAAGGGTTGTGGTTGTAA
- the galU gene encoding UTP--glucose-1-phosphate uridylyltransferase GalU — protein MRTIKKAIIPAAGLGTRFLPATKAMPKEMLPIVDKPTIQYIVEEAVQSGIEDIIIVTGKGKRAIEDHFDNNFELEDNLIKKEKFDLLEKVKHPSKVDIHYIRQKEPKGLGHAVWCARKFIGNEPFAVLLGDDIVQADTPGLRQLIDQFEETQSSVVGVQQVPDSETHRYGIVDPNTIEGRRYQVDHFVEKPKQGTAPSNLAIMGRYVLTPEIFTFLDKQEIGAGGEIQLTDAIQKLNEVQNVYAYDFEGKRYDVGEKLGFVKTTIDLALENEEIREELLKYLVEKVKKEKASV, from the coding sequence ATGCGTACAATTAAAAAAGCAATTATTCCAGCTGCAGGATTAGGAACGAGATTCCTACCAGCAACAAAAGCAATGCCAAAAGAAATGCTGCCAATTGTTGATAAGCCAACGATTCAATATATCGTTGAAGAAGCTGTCCAATCAGGTATTGAAGACATTATTATTGTTACTGGAAAAGGAAAACGCGCGATTGAGGATCATTTTGATAACAATTTTGAACTGGAAGATAACTTGATAAAAAAGGAGAAGTTTGATTTACTGGAAAAGGTAAAGCATCCTTCCAAGGTCGATATTCATTATATTCGTCAAAAAGAACCAAAAGGATTAGGTCACGCCGTTTGGTGTGCCCGCAAATTTATTGGCAACGAACCGTTTGCTGTTTTACTTGGCGACGATATCGTCCAAGCTGATACACCTGGTCTTCGCCAGTTGATCGATCAATTTGAAGAAACCCAATCTTCTGTTGTCGGTGTACAGCAAGTACCTGATAGCGAAACGCACCGCTACGGGATTGTTGATCCAAATACGATTGAAGGACGTCGCTACCAAGTGGATCACTTTGTCGAAAAACCGAAGCAAGGAACAGCACCATCGAACTTAGCGATCATGGGGCGTTACGTGTTAACACCGGAAATTTTCACCTTCCTTGATAAACAGGAAATCGGTGCGGGCGGAGAAATTCAATTAACCGATGCGATTCAAAAGTTAAATGAAGTGCAAAACGTCTACGCGTATGATTTTGAGGGGAAACGCTATGATGTTGGTGAGAAGCTAGGCTTTGTGAAGACGACCATTGACCTAGCGTTGGAAAATGAAGAGATACGGGAAGAACTGTTGAAGTATTTAGTGGAGAAAGTGAAAAAGGAGAAGGCATCAGTTTAA